The Prevotella melaninogenica ATCC 25845 genome includes a window with the following:
- a CDS encoding T6SS effector amidase Tae4 family protein, whose protein sequence is MKKHLLLLIYLLVTISSLAQERLYTDKEHGGVGNGVFGKINDEINVSPTGQLSYEIPIPALPGTGGMKPNLSVCYNSSTKNGLAGYGFDLMGLSIISRIPSDRFHDGMATAIDFTSRDHFALDGQRLIKYNYSYGTETEYRTENNSFAKILANGKSTNPTSFTVYTKSGLIYDYVTVSKALGKAETDSTLFWLVSKVSDTKGNYFTVTYGGEASTNDFYPSRIDYTGNATVGLSPYASIRFSYMSNPYSPVTYVNGARVKRSQLLFSIALFMGDQVVRNFQFNYQVENRKYQLSEVTETASGGEHKNPTQLTWTNLSDFKVKNYNYSQTKLIHKATLTVGDFNGDGLADFIATPENDRAGWKGWKLFISHSTYFEQVASGTWNWNDDKLEQVVCGDFNGDGYADVVAKRCHSGKWHNCDLYTTSVDNNGKISLAFSKCFISLPTDYTIQTVELNGDGVADLFAWLSNSKECKLIRSEQGAYGITPLGYTAVRYCSEKWNKVEFGDFNGDGLTDVMNLNDNGNCIMYCDGVGTMTKEDKSSWPNKNHYLELGDFNGDGKTDMLLTGWTKDPNRGGWSTWCINYSKGDGKFTTEYYEKPFDARSKQLYIADLNGDGFDDFQAIDKTSSGSNMTQPQAYLSDGRGNFYKQVKGGSVYATDRWHFYVGDFNGDGKADFVCTSNWNKSNWDGYQVYLMPSDKHSLLTGIKDGLGNSTNIDYKYLTDESVFTRGRTNSYPLVSIGLSWPVVASVSTPDGIGGTNVTSYRYEDALFHKNGRGLLGFAKCYVKDETTNTLNTTEYSVNIEKYVIAPKHSQTIVNDKVIEESYLTYTLKSNYASSSYNSSIYTYMPMTVHQKNYEFNTGELIKDVKTDYEYDTWGNTTKTIVKNGSIETTTTSTFINNTDKWLLGRLTESIVSKSNESGTTTRKSSFEYDPNSGMLTTEVFAPGNTELGYRKTYVHDNFGNIVKSTVSSLDGSSERITQTHYDAKGRYIVSSINSLGFLETSKYNEVEGLVTASTDKNGIVTNYTYDKFGNLVTASTPISKALKTTGWSAGMSDAPANALYFEWNKTTGEPSSIEFYDCLGRLLRKVTESVNGKKVYTDQTYDKKGLVERTSEPYYVGGQQYWSKNEYDVVGRTIAQTAPDGSRHIFAYSGLKTTATDPLGSISTKISNLNGLLASSIDNAGTGITYKYDADGKCIETKGPRTTIHCSYDIAGNRISLDDPDLGHSQDTYNAFGELIAHQDGHGETRFEYDTGGRIIQEIRPDVTISTTYDRGWKGAVDEVVSVGSIQSSEIYTYDDYGRVVKKNTVIDDREYETEYTYNLANQVETIKYPKGLKVKNGYDACGIQISVSNADNQKLYWKLHALDARRQIEKEEYGNGLITTTAHDPKKGTISSILTPGIQNWTYSFDAMGNLVTRRDLKRNLSESFSYDGLYRLTTVRKNGQVTQSMTYDNAGNITSKSDVGTYIYTDGSNKLSSITDCKRSIAAWDEISYNSFDKVAKIVSGDKTMLIEYGPDKSRVLVDIQGVRKYYVDNLFEQKVENGKISSTNYIFVLGKAVAILSQDANDIKDVKYIHHDHLGSIQAYSDELGKLYQELSYDAWGLRRNPETWVVFDVMASNNAYNDHGFGGHEHIDLFELVNMDGRMYDPVVGRFISADPFIQSPDFTQSLNRYAYCINNPLSLIDPSGYSWFSKNWKTITASIVGIAVSVVTAGTASGPAIAIIAGAAGGAAGALTGALLNGANLGQIAKSTFVGAVVGGASGFLNFASGDGTIFEQLFKHTFSQAWLEGVQGGNMLHGFMMGAVSSGGSHLINSVNLSDIEKIMANSILSGTIDEIGGGKFANGAVTGAFSILFNDLSHSLGTRRAKKIYDEYLIGSYDGNEWIDALSLAKKIGGEVKQELTKWNAAGNDLNGCALRLSMALNNAGYTIPAMGKQTLKGANGMNYIVNAELMYNYLRKVYPGHIVSYTHHKKVNYGLPFIPKRYFSNASGHVDVVFNYKWGSTGGYGYYDQQKKRDFQVSVIQ, encoded by the coding sequence ATGAAAAAACATTTACTTCTTTTGATATATTTATTGGTAACGATAAGCAGTCTTGCACAGGAACGTCTTTATACTGATAAAGAACACGGAGGAGTCGGAAATGGAGTTTTCGGCAAAATCAATGATGAGATAAATGTTTCTCCTACAGGACAACTGTCATACGAAATCCCGATACCAGCTCTTCCCGGAACAGGTGGTATGAAGCCGAATTTATCAGTATGTTACAACAGTTCCACGAAAAATGGTTTGGCTGGATATGGCTTTGACCTTATGGGACTATCCATTATAAGCCGAATTCCATCAGACAGGTTTCATGATGGGATGGCCACAGCAATAGATTTTACTAGTCGTGATCATTTTGCATTGGACGGTCAGAGATTAATAAAATATAACTATTCTTATGGTACGGAAACAGAATATAGAACAGAAAATAATTCTTTCGCAAAAATCTTGGCAAATGGAAAAAGTACCAACCCTACATCTTTCACGGTATATACCAAGTCCGGATTGATATATGATTATGTAACCGTATCAAAAGCATTAGGTAAGGCAGAAACAGACTCAACCCTGTTTTGGCTTGTGTCAAAAGTATCTGACACAAAAGGTAACTATTTCACCGTCACATATGGTGGTGAGGCTAGTACCAATGATTTCTATCCTTCACGAATTGACTATACGGGAAATGCCACGGTAGGATTGTCTCCTTATGCCTCAATCCGTTTTAGTTACATGAGCAATCCTTATTCACCGGTTACTTATGTCAATGGCGCGAGAGTTAAAAGGAGCCAACTTCTTTTTTCTATAGCACTGTTCATGGGAGACCAAGTCGTGCGTAACTTTCAGTTTAATTATCAAGTCGAAAACCGCAAATATCAACTTTCAGAAGTAACAGAGACCGCGTCTGGAGGAGAACATAAGAATCCGACACAACTGACGTGGACCAATCTTAGCGATTTTAAGGTAAAGAATTACAATTACTCCCAGACAAAACTTATTCACAAGGCGACTTTGACTGTAGGTGATTTCAATGGCGATGGATTGGCAGATTTCATAGCAACTCCAGAGAATGACAGAGCAGGTTGGAAAGGCTGGAAACTTTTTATAAGTCATAGCACTTACTTTGAACAGGTCGCAAGTGGGACATGGAACTGGAATGACGATAAACTTGAGCAGGTTGTCTGTGGGGACTTTAACGGTGACGGTTATGCCGATGTTGTTGCAAAACGATGCCATTCCGGCAAATGGCATAACTGCGACTTATACACAACATCGGTGGACAACAACGGAAAGATAAGTCTTGCTTTCTCGAAATGTTTCATCTCACTTCCAACAGACTATACAATCCAAACAGTAGAATTAAATGGCGATGGAGTTGCCGACTTGTTCGCATGGCTTTCGAATTCCAAAGAGTGTAAACTAATCCGCTCAGAGCAGGGTGCATATGGGATAACACCTTTAGGTTATACAGCGGTTAGATATTGCTCCGAAAAGTGGAACAAAGTGGAATTTGGCGATTTCAATGGAGATGGACTGACAGATGTGATGAACCTTAATGACAACGGTAACTGTATCATGTATTGTGATGGTGTGGGAACCATGACTAAGGAGGATAAATCGTCATGGCCTAATAAGAACCATTATCTGGAACTTGGAGATTTCAATGGAGATGGAAAGACTGACATGCTGCTTACTGGGTGGACAAAAGATCCCAATAGAGGAGGATGGAGTACTTGGTGCATCAATTATTCAAAAGGGGATGGCAAGTTTACCACAGAGTATTATGAAAAACCCTTTGATGCACGTTCAAAGCAACTGTATATTGCGGATCTAAACGGTGATGGATTCGATGACTTCCAGGCCATCGACAAGACATCTTCTGGAAGTAATATGACGCAACCGCAGGCCTACCTTAGTGACGGAAGAGGCAATTTTTATAAACAGGTAAAAGGTGGTAGTGTATATGCTACAGACAGGTGGCATTTCTATGTTGGCGATTTCAACGGTGACGGAAAAGCTGATTTCGTTTGTACCTCTAATTGGAATAAAAGCAACTGGGATGGTTATCAGGTTTATTTGATGCCATCTGACAAACATAGTCTTTTGACGGGTATCAAAGACGGTTTGGGCAATTCCACCAATATTGATTATAAATATCTGACAGATGAAAGTGTATTTACCAGAGGCAGGACAAATTCATATCCTCTTGTCTCCATAGGATTGTCATGGCCTGTAGTGGCGTCTGTTTCAACACCAGATGGAATTGGCGGGACTAATGTAACATCTTACAGATATGAAGATGCGTTATTCCACAAAAATGGGCGTGGTTTGCTGGGCTTTGCAAAATGCTATGTGAAAGACGAGACCACCAATACACTGAACACTACCGAATATTCGGTGAACATCGAGAAATATGTGATTGCGCCCAAGCATAGCCAGACCATTGTCAACGACAAGGTGATTGAGGAGAGCTACCTTACATATACACTTAAATCAAACTATGCTTCGTCGTCCTATAATTCTAGCATCTATACCTATATGCCGATGACGGTTCATCAGAAGAACTACGAGTTTAACACCGGTGAACTAATCAAGGATGTAAAGACAGACTATGAGTATGACACTTGGGGGAATACCACAAAAACCATTGTTAAGAATGGAAGCATTGAGACAACCACCACCAGTACTTTCATCAATAATACTGACAAATGGCTTTTAGGCAGACTAACGGAAAGTATTGTTTCCAAATCCAATGAGAGTGGTACAACAACTCGGAAGTCCTCATTCGAATATGATCCGAATTCCGGCATGCTGACCACAGAAGTGTTTGCCCCGGGAAATACCGAATTGGGCTATAGAAAAACATACGTCCACGACAACTTTGGAAACATTGTTAAAAGTACTGTTTCTTCTCTTGATGGCTCATCAGAAAGGATTACTCAAACCCACTATGATGCCAAGGGTAGATATATCGTATCCTCTATCAACAGTTTAGGATTTCTTGAAACATCGAAATACAATGAGGTGGAGGGACTTGTTACCGCTTCAACGGATAAGAACGGCATTGTTACCAATTACACTTACGATAAATTCGGTAATCTTGTTACAGCATCTACCCCTATCTCAAAAGCATTGAAAACTACGGGGTGGAGTGCCGGAATGTCTGATGCACCAGCGAACGCATTGTATTTTGAATGGAACAAGACTACAGGAGAGCCTTCTTCCATCGAGTTCTACGACTGTTTAGGACGTCTGTTGAGAAAAGTTACGGAGTCGGTTAACGGGAAGAAGGTCTACACAGACCAGACTTATGATAAGAAGGGGCTTGTCGAAAGGACTTCTGAGCCATATTATGTCGGCGGACAACAGTATTGGAGCAAGAATGAATACGATGTAGTGGGCAGGACGATTGCGCAAACAGCCCCTGATGGAAGCCGCCACATCTTCGCATATAGTGGACTTAAGACTACGGCAACGGACCCACTTGGAAGCATCAGTACAAAAATTAGCAATCTTAACGGCTTGCTGGCTTCTAGTATTGACAATGCTGGCACAGGTATTACTTACAAATATGATGCGGATGGAAAGTGCATAGAAACTAAGGGGCCAAGGACGACCATCCACTGTTCCTATGACATAGCAGGAAACCGAATAAGTTTGGATGATCCGGATTTAGGGCATTCCCAGGACACATACAATGCGTTTGGAGAGCTCATAGCCCATCAAGATGGTCACGGGGAGACCCGATTTGAATATGACACTGGTGGACGTATTATACAGGAAATCAGACCGGATGTAACAATTTCAACTACGTATGACAGAGGATGGAAAGGTGCTGTTGACGAAGTCGTTTCTGTCGGTTCCATACAGTCGTCAGAGATATATACTTATGATGATTACGGAAGAGTTGTCAAGAAAAATACTGTCATAGATGACAGGGAGTATGAGACGGAGTATACATACAATTTGGCAAATCAGGTTGAGACCATAAAATATCCCAAAGGACTGAAAGTAAAGAATGGGTATGATGCCTGCGGAATACAGATATCAGTTTCAAATGCCGACAACCAGAAACTCTATTGGAAGCTCCATGCCCTGGATGCAAGGAGACAGATTGAGAAGGAAGAATACGGAAACGGCCTCATCACAACAACGGCTCATGATCCAAAGAAAGGTACTATCTCCAGCATATTGACACCCGGAATTCAAAATTGGACATACAGTTTTGATGCCATGGGCAATCTTGTCACACGCCGTGATTTAAAGAGAAATCTATCGGAATCCTTCTCGTATGATGGTTTGTATCGTCTGACAACAGTTCGTAAGAACGGTCAGGTAACACAGTCCATGACTTATGACAACGCTGGCAATATAACCAGCAAGTCTGATGTCGGAACATATATCTATACAGACGGTTCCAACAAGTTGTCTTCCATTACGGATTGCAAGCGTTCCATTGCGGCTTGGGATGAAATCAGCTATAACTCTTTCGACAAAGTTGCCAAGATTGTATCAGGCGATAAAACAATGCTGATAGAATATGGTCCAGACAAATCGAGAGTATTGGTAGACATTCAGGGAGTGCGGAAATATTATGTGGATAATCTGTTTGAGCAGAAAGTTGAAAATGGTAAGATAAGCAGCACGAACTATATCTTTGTGTTGGGAAAGGCTGTGGCAATACTCTCACAGGATGCTAATGACATTAAAGATGTAAAATACATACATCATGACCACTTAGGCTCCATTCAGGCTTATTCCGATGAACTCGGCAAACTGTATCAGGAACTAAGCTATGATGCATGGGGATTAAGACGTAACCCAGAGACATGGGTAGTATTTGATGTGATGGCATCAAACAATGCTTATAATGATCATGGCTTCGGCGGACATGAGCATATTGACTTGTTTGAACTGGTCAATATGGACGGTAGAATGTATGACCCTGTCGTAGGGCGTTTTATTTCCGCAGACCCGTTTATACAGAGTCCGGACTTTACACAAAGTCTGAACCGCTATGCGTATTGTATAAACAACCCTCTTTCCCTGATAGATCCATCTGGATATAGTTGGTTCAGCAAAAACTGGAAAACAATTACTGCGTCTATAGTTGGTATAGCAGTTTCTGTAGTAACTGCAGGTACAGCGAGTGGACCTGCTATTGCCATAATTGCAGGGGCTGCAGGAGGTGCTGCTGGCGCTTTGACGGGTGCCCTACTTAACGGGGCGAATCTTGGTCAAATAGCAAAAAGCACCTTTGTCGGAGCCGTAGTTGGTGGCGCAAGTGGTTTTTTGAATTTTGCGTCAGGCGATGGTACTATATTCGAGCAATTGTTTAAACATACGTTTTCACAAGCTTGGCTAGAAGGTGTACAAGGAGGTAATATGCTCCACGGTTTTATGATGGGAGCTGTATCTAGTGGTGGAAGTCATCTTATAAATTCAGTAAACTTATCTGACATAGAAAAAATTATGGCTAATTCTATATTAAGTGGGACGATTGATGAAATTGGTGGGGGAAAATTTGCCAATGGTGCAGTTACAGGTGCATTCTCCATTTTATTTAATGATTTGTCTCATTCACTTGGAACTAGAAGGGCAAAGAAAATATATGATGAATATTTAATTGGATCATATGATGGTAATGAATGGATAGACGCACTTTCTCTTGCGAAGAAAATAGGAGGAGAAGTTAAACAGGAATTAACTAAATGGAATGCTGCTGGTAATGATCTAAATGGATGCGCTTTACGCTTAAGCATGGCATTAAACAATGCAGGTTATACAATTCCTGCAATGGGAAAGCAGACCCTAAAGGGTGCAAATGGAATGAATTATATTGTAAATGCGGAATTGATGTATAATTATTTAAGGAAAGTATATCCAGGCCATATCGTGTCATATACACATCATAAAAAAGTAAATTACGGCTTGCCTTTCATCCCCAAAAGATATTTCAGTAATGCTTCTGGCCATGTAGATGTAGTTTTTAATTATAAATGGGGATCAACAGGAGGTTATGGATATTACGACCAACAAAAGAAAAGAGATTTTCAAGTTTCTGTAATACAATAA
- a CDS encoding T9SS type A sorting domain-containing protein gives MKNKAILSVLLFVFTYTKAEGQTIVYTYNAQGSCTSRVIKGTPPKAKKAPKVSIDTKRLKVDLSPSPTFQNQLSISVMGLPSGHNLSYIMANVSGQVAFNGLIGNGSITLTTTNLPKGIYIVKVSGEDFEKSYKLLKN, from the coding sequence ATGAAGAACAAAGCCATTTTATCTGTACTGCTATTTGTCTTTACATATACTAAGGCAGAGGGACAGACGATTGTTTATACATATAATGCACAAGGAAGCTGTACTTCCCGAGTTATTAAGGGAACACCTCCAAAAGCCAAGAAAGCCCCAAAGGTTTCTATAGACACAAAACGGTTAAAAGTAGACCTCTCACCATCCCCGACTTTTCAAAATCAGCTTTCTATTTCGGTTATGGGATTGCCGTCTGGCCATAATTTATCATATATCATGGCAAATGTATCAGGTCAAGTTGCTTTCAATGGTTTAATTGGGAATGGAAGTATTACCTTAACGACTACAAACCTGCCAAAAGGAATTTACATTGTTAAAGTAAGTGGAGAGGACTTTGAAAAATCATATAAATTGCTTAAAAATTAG
- a CDS encoding porin family protein, with product MNIIKSVTVLALCLSCGHLSAQDSAFKLGIRLGGGMSVTTGLDRILVPEDYYSNYSFKDKWQLTPTVGVFAQYHVDGSIIGVEGGFSYWQKASQLVYNDNKELNYKVTPRYNYIGVSALLKIYPWRKGFNISIGGRAGANLNGKGISYESNQEDSKFANYHFATVDETERLMKEKLTGQPDIAVGGGFGYEIGKHWNIDLRYFLGLNSTIKTERNDYNWAEHSTHGQNIELSISYLFKP from the coding sequence ATGAACATCATCAAGTCAGTCACCGTATTAGCACTATGTCTCTCATGCGGGCATTTATCCGCGCAAGATTCCGCCTTCAAGTTAGGCATCCGCTTAGGTGGCGGCATGTCTGTCACTACTGGTCTGGATAGGATTCTTGTTCCTGAAGACTATTATTCCAATTACAGTTTCAAAGACAAGTGGCAGCTTACGCCAACAGTTGGTGTATTTGCTCAGTATCATGTTGATGGTTCCATCATAGGTGTTGAAGGTGGATTTAGCTATTGGCAGAAGGCTTCACAGCTTGTCTATAATGATAATAAGGAGTTAAACTATAAGGTAACACCTCGTTATAATTACATTGGCGTATCTGCTCTGTTGAAGATTTATCCTTGGCGCAAAGGCTTCAATATTTCAATTGGAGGACGCGCGGGAGCTAACCTTAATGGCAAGGGCATATCTTACGAGAGTAATCAAGAAGACAGTAAGTTTGCAAACTATCATTTTGCCACTGTCGATGAGACGGAACGTCTAATGAAAGAGAAGTTGACAGGACAGCCAGATATTGCTGTTGGCGGTGGTTTTGGATATGAAATAGGCAAGCATTGGAATATAGACTTACGTTACTTCCTCGGATTGAACTCTACCATTAAGACAGAGCGTAATGACTATAACTGGGCAGAACATTCAACCCATGGACAGAACATAGAGCTAAGTATCAGCTATCTTTTTAAACCTTAA
- a CDS encoding outer membrane beta-barrel protein, with the protein MKDKSNRKKRYILAGIFLGIATLFGIERCVNDDPESEQRIEQKTADKAPSQSTTPHVSSSLDKTKVQKDSGRSDCVYNKLGNVPRNVTSINTRRIKKSSRTRKTANGKHSSSEQPILSPSLSTDLSYLNDKTAIRKHEMSEPDNEPTNLKIGEHVLDNSMNSQPSIVQENPKESLSLITYSFPHYHLFRIGLRAGVGYSSISGLSSIIENYDIRPTFTMSERGGVNPRIGIFGTWQYRRLGAELGIDYTRILSKLTEHKIPENVTETTRFHYNFITPQVLLRFYAFPKFYMGAGISAAIPFGSRNIDFTNDRIGEVYRQQAERTQDHLRESVKARVAFIPTIKIGYVDVKNGLEAGLEYGFGFNDILRTSANDYGYQERMNNLQTVSLTIGYSLPLGKAK; encoded by the coding sequence ATGAAGGACAAGAGCAACAGGAAAAAACGTTATATTCTGGCAGGAATCTTTCTTGGCATAGCTACTCTTTTTGGTATAGAACGCTGTGTTAATGACGATCCAGAGTCTGAGCAGCGTATAGAACAAAAGACAGCAGACAAGGCACCATCACAATCTACTACACCGCATGTCTCTTCTTCTTTAGACAAGACAAAAGTGCAGAAGGATTCGGGACGTTCAGATTGTGTATATAATAAGCTGGGGAATGTGCCCCGAAACGTTACAAGTATCAATACAAGGAGAATTAAAAAATCAAGCAGGACAAGAAAAACTGCTAATGGCAAACATTCCTCGTCAGAGCAGCCTATCCTTTCTCCATCATTATCAACTGACCTTTCATATTTAAACGATAAAACAGCCATTAGAAAACATGAGATGAGCGAACCAGACAATGAGCCAACAAATCTGAAAATAGGTGAACATGTTCTTGACAACTCTATGAATAGTCAGCCCTCCATCGTACAGGAGAATCCGAAAGAATCACTATCTTTGATAACTTATTCTTTTCCTCACTATCACCTTTTTCGGATAGGACTCAGAGCTGGAGTTGGTTATTCCAGCATTTCAGGATTAAGCAGTATTATTGAGAACTATGATATACGCCCTACTTTCACAATGAGTGAACGTGGTGGTGTAAATCCTCGTATTGGAATCTTTGGCACATGGCAATATCGTAGATTAGGTGCTGAGCTGGGCATTGATTACACCCGTATTCTCAGCAAGCTGACAGAGCATAAGATACCTGAAAATGTAACCGAGACTACACGATTTCATTATAATTTCATTACTCCACAAGTCCTGCTTCGTTTCTATGCTTTCCCAAAGTTCTATATGGGAGCAGGAATTAGTGCTGCTATTCCGTTTGGCAGCCGTAATATCGATTTTACTAATGACCGTATTGGAGAGGTATATCGACAGCAGGCAGAACGTACTCAGGATCATCTGAGAGAATCTGTTAAGGCACGAGTAGCATTCATTCCTACCATTAAGATTGGCTATGTTGATGTAAAGAATGGTCTGGAGGCAGGACTGGAATACGGTTTCGGATTTAATGATATTCTCCGCACCAGTGCTAATGACTATGGCTATCAGGAGCGTATGAACAATCTGCAGACTGTCAGCCTTACCATTGGCTATAGTCTTCCACTTGGTAAAGCTAAATAA
- a CDS encoding T9SS type A sorting domain-containing protein, whose translation MKHKYLTVVFFFISTLSATAQTPGGVDKPMVWSHDSTSVRVSAGAGLTYIGVSKVYGEKEQAIWSLGSGKAITRIQTTKRAANLGDGTFMNYAKDSLPEMRLYSYTTSSNMGNGQTLHIGRNGNAKLPVKNLDGRTVEYTVFDRRLSDTERCRVESYLALKYDVSLRSSYLNSRSEVIWNGYTNKDYSHRIAGLISDKASALHKTRAKSCEEDGFLTISMSKPLEDGESLLWGDNNGKLSFRQSKAYGKWIGRRWMNAATRVDKPNVDIVADGKQLRQIQPLAEGESYYLAVDPTGTGSFPVKTLSYHKANMTVGDSIVFKTIPLGKRDVFTLRAAKDMFTTIEVKQPTEKSGSTGTLSVRVTGGIAPYKMILQREHMSVFNRTTSDSILSVDGLIEGKYLLTTTDHVGNKAENEFQISKTGITEIPSINPSDGNSDFFANVSVSPNPTANGYVGVQVELSEAAPLDMALYTAGGALVSRQANMPDTYFSTKVYLPQTGVYLLTLQSGSKEKTFKLVRK comes from the coding sequence ATGAAACATAAATACCTCACAGTAGTTTTCTTCTTCATATCCACTCTTTCTGCTACAGCTCAGACCCCAGGTGGTGTAGATAAGCCAATGGTATGGTCACACGATTCTACCTCTGTCCGTGTCTCTGCTGGTGCTGGACTTACCTATATAGGCGTAAGTAAGGTATATGGCGAAAAAGAACAGGCAATATGGTCTCTTGGAAGTGGAAAAGCTATTACCCGTATACAGACAACTAAACGTGCTGCTAACCTTGGCGATGGTACATTCATGAATTATGCCAAGGACTCGCTCCCTGAAATGCGACTTTATAGCTATACGACCTCTTCCAATATGGGTAATGGTCAGACTTTGCATATCGGTCGGAATGGGAATGCTAAGTTGCCTGTAAAGAACCTTGATGGTAGAACTGTTGAGTATACCGTCTTCGATCGCCGCCTTTCTGATACAGAACGTTGCCGTGTGGAAAGCTATCTTGCTTTGAAATATGACGTGAGTCTTCGCAGCAGTTACCTTAATTCAAGAAGCGAGGTTATTTGGAATGGGTATACCAACAAGGATTATAGCCACCGTATAGCTGGCCTTATCTCAGACAAAGCCTCTGCCCTGCATAAGACAAGAGCCAAGAGCTGTGAGGAAGATGGTTTCCTTACAATCAGTATGAGTAAACCTCTTGAAGATGGTGAGAGTCTTCTTTGGGGTGACAATAATGGCAAGCTTTCTTTCCGCCAGAGTAAGGCCTACGGTAAGTGGATAGGTAGACGATGGATGAATGCAGCAACACGGGTTGACAAGCCTAATGTTGATATTGTAGCTGATGGTAAGCAGCTACGCCAGATACAACCTCTTGCAGAAGGTGAGAGCTACTATCTTGCCGTTGATCCTACAGGAACGGGGAGTTTTCCTGTCAAAACTCTAAGCTATCATAAGGCAAACATGACAGTTGGTGACAGTATTGTCTTTAAGACTATACCGTTAGGTAAACGTGATGTATTCACGCTACGAGCTGCCAAAGATATGTTTACAACAATAGAAGTAAAGCAGCCAACGGAGAAGAGCGGCAGCACAGGAACACTTTCTGTCAGAGTAACAGGTGGTATTGCTCCTTACAAGATGATTCTACAGAGAGAACACATGTCTGTTTTCAATCGTACTACAAGCGACAGCATACTGTCTGTTGACGGACTCATAGAAGGGAAATACCTTCTTACGACGACAGACCATGTGGGCAACAAGGCTGAGAATGAGTTTCAGATATCGAAGACAGGTATCACAGAGATTCCTTCCATAAACCCTTCTGACGGAAATAGTGACTTCTTTGCGAATGTAAGTGTAAGTCCTAATCCAACGGCGAATGGATATGTCGGTGTGCAGGTGGAACTGAGCGAAGCTGCTCCATTGGACATGGCACTCTATACGGCGGGTGGAGCTCTTGTCAGTCGTCAGGCGAATATGCCAGATACATATTTCTCCACTAAAGTTTATCTGCCACAGACAGGTGTTTACTTATTGACACTGCAAAGTGGTAGCAAAGAAAAGACATTTAAACTGGTGAGAAAGTAA